The following proteins are encoded in a genomic region of Nonomuraea muscovyensis:
- a CDS encoding tyrosine-protein phosphatase, translated as MRRHVAFNRLHNFRDLGGYVAGDGRTVTWGRIYRSDSLAKLAGDDWDRFLGLGVRVVIDLRYPWEIAAKGRVPEHDGMTYVNLSIEHRPYDQAEIDPDVDPWRHLADRYAEVAADGAGELRQALEVIAGGAGPLVFHCASGKDRTGILAALVLSLAGVAEEQIVEDFALTELATDRLVADWRAAHPSRVLRWPGYGRAPAEVMRLFLADLASRHGSVRGYAADVLGVDDDLVNRLRDELLAP; from the coding sequence GTGAGAAGACATGTCGCGTTCAACCGCCTGCACAACTTCCGGGACCTCGGCGGCTACGTCGCCGGTGACGGCCGGACGGTGACGTGGGGGCGGATCTACCGGTCCGACTCGCTGGCCAAGCTGGCGGGCGACGACTGGGACCGCTTCCTGGGGCTCGGGGTGCGCGTGGTGATCGACCTGCGCTACCCGTGGGAGATCGCGGCCAAGGGCCGGGTGCCGGAACACGACGGGATGACGTACGTGAACCTGAGCATCGAGCACCGGCCCTACGACCAGGCGGAGATCGACCCGGACGTCGACCCGTGGCGCCACCTCGCCGACCGGTACGCCGAGGTCGCCGCGGACGGGGCCGGTGAGTTGCGGCAGGCGCTGGAGGTGATCGCCGGCGGAGCGGGGCCGCTGGTGTTCCACTGCGCCTCGGGCAAGGACCGCACCGGGATCCTGGCCGCCCTCGTCCTGTCGCTGGCCGGGGTGGCGGAGGAGCAGATCGTCGAGGACTTCGCGCTGACCGAACTGGCCACGGACAGGCTGGTCGCCGACTGGCGGGCCGCCCATCCGTCGCGGGTGCTGCGGTGGCCGGGATACGGGCGGGCGCCGGCCGAGGTCATGCGGCTGTTCCTCGCCGACCTGGCGTCCCGGCACGGGTCGGTACGGGGCTACGCCGCCGACGTGCTGGGCGTGGACGACGACCTGGTCAACCGGCTACGCGACGAGCTCCTCGCCCCCTGA
- a CDS encoding DNA gyrase/topoisomerase IV subunit B produces the protein MTLVEAGYTARHLSVLEGLEAVRKRPGMYIGSTDSRGLMHCLWEIVDNGVDEALAGHCDRIEVELHADGSIEVRDNGRGIPVDIEPKSGLAGVELVYTKLHAGGKFGGGSYGASGGLHGVGASVVNALSARLDVEVDRDGRVHEISFRRGVPGFFDGDGPTAKFRKKSGLREGGRLAQNVTGTRVRFWADKQIFLPDAEVSLDEIHVRLRQTAFLVPGLTLVVVDSRDEEPVTEEFRFDGGISEFTDFLARDEAVCDVLRLQGVGHFHETVPVLDDQGHMTPTEVQRELTVDVAVRWGKGYESTVRSFVNVISTPKGGTHLTGFERGLVRTINEQLRETRLLKNGDDPVTKEDIHEGLTAVVTVRVPEPQFEGQTKEVLGTSAATRIVSHVVSRELKEMFANPPRGFKQPLRAMLEKIVAAAKARIAAREHRDNQRRKSALENSALPAKLVDCRSDDVDRSELFIVEGDSALGTAKLARDSEFQALLPIRGKILNVQKASMSDMLKNAECAAIIQVVGAGSGRSFDIDAARYGKVILMADADVDGAHIRCLLLTLFHRYMRPMVEAGRVFAAVPPLHRIELTNPGRGKDKYIYCYSDAELQRVLRDLERRGKRWKDPVQRYKGLGEMDADQLAETTMDPRHRILRRVRIEDAEGAESIFSLLMGSDVAPRREFIVNSAAEVDRDHIDA, from the coding sequence GTGACGCTAGTCGAGGCGGGTTACACGGCTCGTCACCTGTCGGTGCTGGAGGGCCTTGAGGCGGTCCGCAAGCGTCCCGGCATGTACATCGGGTCCACCGACAGCCGTGGGCTCATGCACTGCCTCTGGGAGATCGTGGACAACGGCGTCGACGAGGCGCTCGCGGGTCACTGCGACCGCATCGAGGTCGAGCTGCACGCCGACGGGTCCATCGAGGTGCGCGACAACGGCCGTGGCATCCCGGTCGACATCGAGCCCAAGAGCGGCCTGGCCGGTGTCGAGCTCGTCTACACCAAGCTCCACGCGGGCGGCAAGTTCGGCGGCGGCTCCTACGGCGCGTCCGGCGGCCTGCACGGCGTCGGCGCCTCCGTGGTCAACGCCCTGTCGGCGCGCCTCGACGTCGAGGTCGACCGCGACGGGAGGGTCCACGAGATCAGCTTCCGCCGCGGCGTGCCCGGCTTCTTCGACGGTGACGGGCCGACGGCCAAGTTCCGGAAGAAGTCCGGGCTGCGCGAGGGCGGCAGGCTGGCCCAGAACGTCACGGGCACCCGGGTCCGCTTCTGGGCCGACAAACAGATCTTCCTGCCCGACGCCGAGGTGTCGCTCGACGAGATCCACGTCAGGCTGCGCCAGACGGCCTTCCTGGTGCCCGGCCTCACGCTCGTGGTCGTCGACAGCAGGGACGAGGAGCCCGTCACGGAGGAGTTCCGCTTCGACGGCGGCATCTCCGAGTTCACCGACTTCCTGGCGCGCGACGAGGCCGTCTGCGACGTGCTGCGCCTGCAGGGGGTCGGCCACTTCCACGAGACCGTGCCGGTCCTCGACGACCAGGGCCACATGACGCCCACCGAGGTGCAGCGCGAGCTGACCGTCGACGTGGCGGTGCGCTGGGGCAAGGGCTACGAGTCCACCGTCCGCTCGTTCGTCAACGTCATCTCCACCCCCAAGGGCGGCACCCACCTCACGGGCTTCGAACGCGGCCTGGTCCGCACGATCAACGAGCAGCTGCGCGAGACCCGCCTGCTCAAGAACGGCGACGACCCCGTCACCAAGGAGGACATCCACGAGGGCCTGACCGCCGTGGTGACCGTCCGGGTGCCGGAGCCGCAGTTCGAGGGCCAGACCAAGGAGGTGCTCGGCACCTCCGCGGCCACCCGCATCGTCTCCCACGTCGTCAGCCGCGAGCTCAAGGAGATGTTCGCCAACCCGCCGCGTGGCTTCAAGCAGCCGCTGCGCGCCATGCTGGAGAAGATCGTCGCCGCCGCCAAGGCACGCATCGCCGCCCGCGAGCACCGCGACAACCAGCGCCGCAAGAGCGCCCTCGAAAACTCCGCGCTGCCGGCCAAGCTCGTCGACTGCCGCAGCGACGACGTCGACCGCAGCGAGCTGTTCATCGTCGAGGGCGACTCGGCGCTCGGCACCGCCAAGCTGGCCCGCGACTCGGAGTTCCAGGCGCTGCTGCCGATCCGCGGCAAGATCCTCAACGTCCAGAAGGCGTCGATGAGCGACATGCTCAAGAACGCCGAGTGCGCCGCCATCATCCAGGTCGTCGGGGCCGGGTCCGGCCGCTCGTTCGACATCGACGCCGCCCGCTACGGCAAGGTCATCCTCATGGCCGACGCCGATGTCGACGGCGCCCACATCCGGTGCCTGCTGTTAACGCTGTTCCACCGCTACATGCGGCCCATGGTCGAGGCCGGCCGCGTCTTCGCCGCCGTCCCGCCGCTGCACCGGATCGAGCTCACCAATCCGGGCCGGGGCAAGGACAAGTACATCTACTGCTACTCCGACGCCGAGTTGCAGCGGGTGCTGCGCGACCTGGAACGGCGGGGCAAGCGCTGGAAGGACCCGGTGCAGCGCTACAAGGGCCTCGGTGAGATGGACGCCGACCAGCTCGCCGAGACCACCATGGACCCGCGTCACCGCATCCTGCGCCGCGTCCGCATCGAGGACGCCGAGGGTGCGGAGAGCATCTTCAGCCTGCTGATGGGCAGCGACGTGGCTCCGCGCCGCGAGTTCATCGTCAACAGCGCCGCTGAGGTGGACCGCGACCACATCGACGCCTGA
- a CDS encoding DUF7455 domain-containing protein produces the protein MTGALAPVKPLTALDRCDRCGAQAYIRATLPVGGELLFCAHHGRQHIAALREKGADILDESARLSETPSIARNDQR, from the coding sequence GTGACTGGAGCTCTCGCCCCCGTTAAGCCGCTGACGGCCCTCGACCGCTGCGACCGTTGCGGCGCCCAGGCCTACATTCGCGCGACCCTGCCCGTGGGTGGGGAGCTGCTGTTCTGCGCCCACCATGGGCGTCAGCACATCGCAGCACTGCGCGAAAAGGGCGCCGACATCCTGGACGAGTCGGCTCGGCTCAGCGAAACCCCTTCCATTGCCCGCAACGACCAGCGCTGA
- a CDS encoding GNAT family N-acetyltransferase, which translates to MNIDLLVHEAWPAYEQRRHGGWILRYAGGVTKRANSVLAPDVPADLDAAVGVAEDFYASRGQRCVFSVGSRTAPELDAALEARGYALVDPTIVMVGSGEMPEPGHQVRVEDHPWPEWLETWWAVDGRYGDGLAAAERICTGVPARYAAVEEDGVPLAVGRGVPQGDTLGVYCMATLPHARRRGLARSVLRALVRHSGARSAYLVTTAPNLAAQALYRTEGFEVRGGYHYRVL; encoded by the coding sequence GTGAACATCGACCTCCTCGTCCACGAGGCCTGGCCCGCGTACGAGCAGCGGCGGCACGGCGGCTGGATCCTCCGATACGCGGGCGGGGTCACCAAACGGGCCAACTCGGTCCTCGCGCCGGACGTCCCCGCCGACCTGGACGCGGCCGTCGGCGTGGCCGAGGACTTCTACGCCTCCCGGGGACAGCGCTGCGTCTTCTCGGTGGGGTCGCGGACCGCGCCCGAGCTGGACGCCGCGCTGGAGGCCAGGGGGTACGCCCTCGTCGACCCCACCATCGTCATGGTGGGTTCGGGTGAGATGCCCGAGCCGGGACACCAGGTGCGCGTCGAGGACCATCCCTGGCCGGAGTGGCTGGAGACGTGGTGGGCCGTGGACGGTCGTTACGGCGACGGGCTGGCGGCCGCCGAGCGCATCTGCACCGGCGTGCCGGCCCGGTACGCCGCCGTGGAGGAGGACGGCGTGCCGCTGGCCGTCGGACGCGGTGTGCCGCAGGGGGACACGCTGGGCGTCTACTGCATGGCGACCCTGCCGCATGCCCGCCGCCGCGGGCTCGCCCGCAGCGTCCTGCGCGCCCTGGTGCGGCACAGCGGTGCCCGCTCGGCGTACCTCGTCACCACCGCACCCAACCTGGCCGCGCAGGCCTTGTACCGGACCGAGGGTTTCGAGGTACGCGGCGGCTACCACTACCGGGTCCTCTGA
- a CDS encoding DUF418 domain-containing protein encodes MVLVASLFVTDGYLLAPGLLLVGAALVRYGVIDRIEQSAKGPAITGALLAVAAAPTLAVQVVVQMNNPAGRAAGVVTAIAGMLIGGVYVCMLLLMLRTPLRAALHALFAPLGKMALTNYLTASILVLAVAHLHGRPQDWTQPVLLALAVGILSAQWVFSTLWLRRYRFGPLEWLWRWATWGRRPALQHA; translated from the coding sequence GTGGTCCTCGTGGCGTCCCTGTTCGTGACCGACGGCTACCTGCTCGCCCCCGGCCTGCTGCTGGTGGGCGCCGCCCTGGTCAGGTACGGCGTGATCGACCGGATCGAGCAGTCCGCGAAGGGACCGGCCATCACGGGGGCGCTGCTCGCGGTGGCCGCAGCACCGACGCTGGCGGTACAAGTCGTCGTGCAGATGAACAATCCCGCCGGCCGGGCCGCCGGCGTCGTGACCGCGATCGCCGGCATGCTGATCGGCGGGGTGTACGTCTGCATGCTGCTGCTCATGCTCAGGACGCCGCTGCGGGCGGCACTGCACGCGCTCTTCGCGCCGCTGGGGAAGATGGCGCTGACGAACTACCTCACCGCCTCCATCCTCGTGCTGGCCGTCGCGCACCTGCACGGCCGCCCGCAGGACTGGACCCAGCCCGTACTCCTGGCCCTAGCGGTCGGGATCCTCTCCGCGCAGTGGGTGTTTTCCACGCTGTGGCTGCGCCGTTACCGGTTCGGTCCGCTGGAATGGCTGTGGCGCTGGGCCACGTGGGGCCGCCGCCCGGCCCTCCAGCACGCCTAG
- a CDS encoding YaaA family protein: protein MLILLPPSEGKASEGSGPPLGDLSFPALGRARRRVLTALAKASRRRDALDVLGLTPGLAGELAKNLVLQTAATLPAAELYTGVLYDNLGLGTLEGAARLRAEESVLVFSGLWGVLRITDRVPPYRLSMGVSLPPLGGLAAFWRPLVTKQLDALPGLVVDLRSATYAGAWQPGDRSVAVRVFKDGKVVSHMAKATRGEIARALLASGDDPASPDELAKILDTLGYTVDLTAPARPTRPWTLDVRL, encoded by the coding sequence GTGTTGATTCTGTTGCCGCCGTCCGAGGGCAAGGCCTCCGAAGGCAGCGGCCCTCCCCTGGGTGACCTGTCGTTCCCCGCCCTCGGCCGGGCGCGCAGGCGGGTGCTGACCGCGCTCGCCAAGGCGTCGCGGCGGCGTGACGCCCTGGACGTGCTGGGCCTGACCCCGGGGCTGGCCGGCGAGCTCGCGAAAAACCTGGTGCTCCAGACGGCCGCCACGCTCCCCGCCGCCGAGTTGTACACCGGTGTCCTCTACGACAACCTCGGTCTCGGCACCTTGGAGGGTGCGGCCAGGCTGCGGGCCGAGGAGTCGGTGCTCGTCTTCTCGGGGCTGTGGGGGGTGCTGCGGATCACCGACCGGGTGCCGCCCTACCGGCTGTCCATGGGGGTCAGCCTGCCTCCGCTCGGCGGGCTGGCCGCCTTCTGGCGCCCGCTGGTGACGAAGCAGCTCGACGCGCTTCCCGGGCTGGTGGTGGACCTGCGTTCGGCCACGTACGCGGGGGCCTGGCAGCCGGGTGACCGGTCGGTGGCGGTACGGGTGTTCAAGGACGGCAAGGTGGTCAGCCACATGGCCAAGGCCACCCGAGGTGAGATCGCCAGGGCCCTCCTTGCGTCCGGCGACGACCCGGCGTCCCCGGACGAGCTGGCCAAGATCCTGGACACTCTGGGCTACACCGTGGACCTGACGGCCCCCGCCCGGCCGACCCGCCCGTGGACCCTCGACGTCCGGCTCTGA
- a CDS encoding RNA polymerase sigma factor: protein MSPASSTRSKPQELNEPVIQRLLERGRSQGFLESEDVRQAFEEADIPMSHAAAFLRNLSKEGVTVVVTAADSAAPKKSRGPAKRRTAAPVKTKPAAAAKEQQPETVTAVVGAAEAEAAAKKPAPAKKAAPAAKKAAPAAKKAKPETAGPAETKPKPVEGVDDDEDIELDGDVELEDLEDIAIDDDEIVAEGETETESDDDSDDEPKPADVVATVATEKTEDEVLILSDDDDDAPVAQVAAAGATADPVKDYLKQIGKVPLLNAEQEVELAKRIEAGLFAEEQLGSPEAETLPVDVRAELEWIAEDGRRAKNHLLEANLRLVVSLAKRYTGRGMLFLDLIQEGNLGLIRAVEKFDYTKGYKFSTYATWWIRQAITRAMADQARTIRIPVHMVEVINKLARVQRQMLQDLGREPTPEELARELDMTPEKVVEVQKYGREPISLHTPLGEEGDSEFGDLIEDSEAIVPADAVSFTLLQEQLHSVLDTLSEREAGVVSMRFGLTDGQPKTLDEIGKVYGVTRERIRQIESKTMSKLRHPSRSQVLRDYLD, encoded by the coding sequence GTGTCGCCTGCAAGTTCGACTCGCTCGAAGCCACAAGAGCTGAACGAGCCCGTCATTCAGCGACTGCTCGAGCGTGGGCGCTCGCAGGGTTTCCTCGAGTCCGAGGACGTCCGCCAGGCCTTCGAGGAGGCGGACATCCCCATGTCGCACGCCGCCGCGTTCTTGCGGAACCTCAGTAAAGAGGGCGTGACCGTGGTGGTGACCGCCGCGGATTCGGCTGCGCCGAAGAAGTCTCGTGGTCCAGCAAAGCGCCGCACCGCCGCCCCCGTCAAGACCAAGCCCGCAGCGGCCGCCAAGGAGCAGCAGCCCGAGACCGTGACCGCGGTCGTGGGCGCCGCCGAGGCCGAGGCTGCTGCCAAGAAGCCGGCTCCCGCCAAGAAGGCCGCCCCGGCGGCCAAGAAGGCGGCGCCGGCCGCCAAGAAGGCCAAGCCTGAGACCGCTGGGCCTGCCGAGACCAAGCCGAAGCCCGTCGAGGGCGTGGACGACGACGAGGACATCGAGCTCGACGGCGACGTGGAGCTGGAGGACCTCGAGGACATCGCCATCGACGACGACGAGATCGTCGCCGAGGGCGAGACCGAGACCGAGTCCGACGACGACTCCGACGACGAGCCCAAGCCGGCCGACGTGGTCGCCACCGTCGCCACCGAGAAGACCGAGGACGAGGTCCTCATCCTGTCCGACGACGACGATGACGCCCCGGTCGCGCAGGTCGCCGCCGCCGGCGCCACCGCCGACCCGGTCAAGGACTACCTCAAGCAGATCGGCAAGGTCCCCCTGCTCAACGCCGAGCAGGAGGTCGAGCTGGCCAAGCGCATCGAGGCGGGCCTGTTCGCCGAGGAGCAGCTGGGCAGCCCCGAGGCGGAGACCCTCCCGGTCGACGTCCGGGCCGAGCTCGAGTGGATCGCCGAGGACGGCCGCCGGGCCAAGAACCACCTGCTGGAGGCCAACCTCCGCCTGGTGGTCTCGCTGGCCAAGCGCTACACCGGCCGCGGCATGCTGTTCCTGGACCTGATCCAGGAGGGCAACCTGGGCCTGATCCGTGCGGTCGAGAAGTTCGACTACACCAAGGGTTACAAGTTCTCCACCTACGCCACGTGGTGGATCCGGCAGGCGATCACCCGCGCCATGGCCGACCAGGCGCGCACCATCCGCATCCCGGTCCACATGGTCGAAGTGATCAACAAGCTGGCCCGGGTCCAGCGGCAGATGCTGCAGGACCTCGGCCGCGAGCCCACGCCCGAGGAGCTGGCCCGCGAGCTGGACATGACGCCCGAGAAGGTCGTCGAGGTCCAGAAGTACGGCCGCGAGCCCATCTCGCTGCACACGCCGCTGGGCGAGGAGGGTGACAGCGAGTTCGGCGACCTCATCGAGGACTCCGAGGCCATCGTCCCGGCCGACGCCGTCAGCTTCACGCTGCTGCAGGAGCAACTGCACTCCGTTCTCGACACGTTGTCGGAGCGGGAGGCGGGCGTCGTGTCGATGCGGTTCGGCCTCACCGACGGGCAGCCCAAGACGCTCGACGAGATCGGCAAGGTCTACGGGGTGACGCGCGAGCGCATCCGGCAGATCGAGTCGAAGACGATGTCCAAGCTGCGCCACCCGTCCCGGTCCCAGGTGCTGCGCGACTACCTCGACTGA
- a CDS encoding SpoIIE family protein phosphatase, with protein sequence MSAETSVPRPRESDVDISDSALFKGLLSEAQFAFAFLDPDGRLQRANDVFSDVVGVPAERLAGRAPAEALAADLAQIVTHAVQGVVESDAPVTESRVRVRTPEGETRHWSLSFSPVHDDTGELRAVALIGMDVTESRQTEEDLRRSEERYRSLVEAQSQLVWITSPTGTVVEDAPQWRAITGQGLEEYLAHGWLDVVHPEERQQTEEAWKEALRGRTMFEWNYRVRTRASGYRHFEVRAVPIIRHGRVVEWVGANTDVTPQREAEEMRGRLTDQLGAAALRTARLQGATAMLAEALTVEQVVQVIIDVGRTALAADRSAVALLDTDRAALKLVNGEGVPEASGTTGEEIPLSHSSVMTMAVNSRRPVFAESPESLKSQLLEAGGDERVLANYLTNSDERAWVGLPLLAAGRALGALRFSFTRPQKISQEDGVFLEALAGQCALAVERATLFEREHRTAETLQRSLLPDRLPVIRGLELAQRFRSGSRHVQVGGDWYDAFVLQDGRVAAVVGDVMGKGVKAAAGMGRIRNAMRALALTNPPPAAVLTGLDRVFDATEEEEQVTTLAYMVVEPVTGEGTLALAGHPPPVLVSPQGTAVLCDAQPGTPLGWPTSRRQFRFVVPPGHTAVLYSDGLVENRKRGLDAGLAEICSVVTEAPPEVVRSPHMLLDFLVDRMLSGYEQDDDVTALAIHVPPATKSD encoded by the coding sequence ATGAGCGCCGAGACCTCCGTTCCCCGTCCCCGGGAGTCGGATGTGGACATCTCAGACTCCGCCCTGTTCAAGGGCCTGCTTTCCGAGGCGCAGTTCGCCTTCGCCTTCCTCGACCCCGACGGCCGCCTCCAGCGGGCCAACGACGTGTTCAGCGACGTCGTCGGCGTGCCGGCCGAGCGGCTCGCCGGGCGCGCCCCGGCCGAGGCCCTCGCGGCCGACCTCGCCCAGATCGTCACCCACGCGGTGCAGGGCGTCGTCGAGAGCGACGCGCCCGTCACGGAGAGCCGGGTACGGGTCCGCACTCCCGAGGGCGAGACCCGCCACTGGTCGCTGTCGTTCTCGCCCGTCCACGACGACACGGGCGAACTACGGGCCGTGGCGCTCATCGGCATGGACGTGACCGAGAGCCGCCAGACCGAGGAGGACCTGCGCCGCAGCGAGGAGCGCTACCGCTCGCTGGTCGAGGCGCAGTCGCAGCTCGTCTGGATCACCTCGCCCACCGGCACGGTGGTCGAGGACGCCCCGCAGTGGCGCGCCATCACCGGCCAGGGCCTCGAGGAGTACCTCGCGCACGGCTGGCTCGACGTGGTGCACCCCGAGGAGCGCCAGCAGACCGAGGAGGCCTGGAAGGAGGCGCTGCGCGGCCGGACCATGTTCGAGTGGAACTACCGGGTGCGCACCCGCGCCAGTGGCTACCGACACTTCGAGGTGCGTGCCGTGCCCATCATCCGCCACGGTCGCGTGGTCGAGTGGGTCGGCGCCAACACCGACGTCACGCCCCAGCGCGAGGCCGAGGAGATGCGCGGCCGGCTGACCGACCAGCTCGGCGCCGCTGCGCTGCGCACGGCGCGTCTGCAGGGCGCCACCGCGATGCTGGCCGAGGCGCTCACGGTCGAGCAGGTGGTGCAGGTCATCATCGACGTGGGCCGCACCGCGCTGGCCGCCGACCGGTCCGCGGTCGCGCTGCTCGACACCGACCGGGCCGCGCTCAAGCTGGTCAACGGCGAGGGCGTCCCCGAGGCGTCCGGCACGACCGGCGAGGAGATCCCGCTCTCCCACTCCAGCGTGATGACCATGGCGGTCAACAGCCGCAGGCCGGTGTTCGCCGAGTCGCCCGAGAGCCTGAAGTCGCAGCTTCTGGAGGCGGGCGGCGACGAGCGCGTGCTGGCCAACTACCTGACCAACAGCGACGAGCGCGCCTGGGTGGGCCTGCCGCTGCTGGCCGCGGGCCGCGCGCTGGGCGCGCTGCGCTTCTCGTTCACCCGGCCGCAGAAGATCTCGCAGGAGGACGGCGTCTTCCTCGAGGCGCTGGCCGGGCAGTGCGCGCTGGCGGTCGAGCGGGCGACGCTGTTCGAGCGTGAGCACCGCACCGCCGAGACGCTGCAGCGCAGCCTCCTGCCCGACCGCCTGCCGGTGATCAGGGGCCTGGAGCTTGCCCAGCGGTTCCGGTCCGGCAGCCGCCACGTGCAGGTCGGCGGCGACTGGTACGACGCGTTCGTGCTCCAGGACGGGCGGGTCGCGGCCGTCGTCGGCGACGTCATGGGCAAGGGCGTCAAGGCCGCGGCGGGCATGGGCCGCATCCGCAACGCCATGCGGGCGCTGGCGCTGACCAACCCGCCGCCCGCGGCCGTGCTGACCGGCCTCGACCGGGTCTTCGACGCGACCGAGGAGGAGGAGCAGGTCACCACTCTGGCCTACATGGTCGTCGAGCCCGTCACCGGTGAGGGCACCCTCGCGCTCGCCGGCCATCCGCCGCCCGTCCTCGTCTCGCCGCAGGGCACGGCCGTGCTGTGCGACGCCCAGCCCGGCACGCCGCTGGGCTGGCCGACGAGCCGCCGGCAGTTCAGGTTCGTGGTCCCGCCCGGCCACACCGCCGTGCTCTACTCCGACGGTCTGGTGGAGAACCGCAAGCGCGGGCTGGACGCGGGACTCGCGGAGATTTGCAGTGTTGTGACCGAAGCGCCGCCTGAGGTCGTGAGAAGTCCGCACATGTTGCTGGACTTCCTGGTTGACCGGATGTTGTCGGGATATGAACAAGACGATGACGTTACCGCCCTGGCCATCCACGTGCCGCCCGCCACGAAGAGTGACTGA
- a CDS encoding HhH-GPD-type base excision DNA repair protein, translated as MRIQLAQRAEADDLLGRSPFALLVGMLLDQQIPMEQAFAGPYTICQRLGGDLTAEEVASYDPEEFAALLAEKPAVHRYPSSMAARIQQLAAYLVEHHGGRPERIWTEAADGKDLLRGLESLPGYGKQKAQIFLALLGKQLGVRPPGWREAAGPYGEEGSFRSVADVIDADTLGRVRAAKQEAKRAAKAK; from the coding sequence ATGCGCATCCAGCTAGCCCAGCGGGCGGAGGCCGACGACCTGCTCGGCCGCAGTCCGTTCGCCCTCCTCGTCGGCATGCTGCTCGACCAGCAGATCCCGATGGAACAGGCGTTCGCCGGGCCCTACACGATCTGCCAGCGGCTCGGAGGCGACCTCACCGCCGAGGAGGTCGCCTCCTACGACCCCGAAGAGTTCGCCGCGTTGCTGGCCGAGAAACCCGCCGTGCACCGCTACCCCTCCTCGATGGCCGCCAGGATCCAGCAGCTGGCCGCCTACCTCGTCGAACACCACGGCGGCCGGCCCGAGCGCATCTGGACCGAGGCCGCCGACGGCAAAGACCTTCTCCGCGGGCTTGAGTCGCTTCCTGGTTACGGCAAGCAGAAAGCCCAGATATTTTTGGCATTGCTCGGCAAGCAACTGGGCGTCCGGCCGCCAGGATGGCGCGAGGCGGCGGGGCCGTACGGCGAGGAGGGGTCCTTCCGGTCGGTGGCGGATGTGATCGACGCCGACACGCTGGGTCGCGTCCGGGCCGCCAAACAGGAGGCCAAGCGAGCGGCCAAGGCCAAGTAG